A window of Cheilinus undulatus linkage group 1, ASM1832078v1, whole genome shotgun sequence contains these coding sequences:
- the celf1 gene encoding CUGBP Elav-like family member 1 encodes MESLEPETLYVPLEQTGKPTLLLPNLEDPNSALGSGKKMNGSLEHPDQPDIDAIKMFVGQIPRSWSEEQLRELFEPYGAVYEINVLRDRSQNPPQSKGCCFITYYTRKSALEAQNALHNMKILPGMHHPIQMKPADSEKNNAVEDRKLFIGMISKKCNENDIRLMFSPYGQIEECRILRGPDGLSRGCAFVTFTARQMAQSAIKSMHQSQTMEGCSSPIVVKFADTQKDKEQKRMAQQLQQQMQQLSAASMWGNLTGLNSLGPQYLALYLQLLQQSASSGNALNNLHPVSGLHAMQNLAALAAAATATQAAPTGTNTMTTSSSPLSALTSSGSSPTSSSNSSVNTMASLGALQSLAAGAGAGLNMGSLAGMAALNGSIGSGGLSNGSGSTMEALSQAYSGIQQYAAAALPSLYNQSLLSQQSISAAGSQKEGPEGANLFIYHLPQEFGDQDLLQMFMPFGNVISAKVFIDKQTNLSKCFGFVSYDNPVSSQAAIQSMNGFQIGMKRLKVQLKRSKNDSKPY; translated from the exons TGGGAAGAAGATGAATGGGTCTTTAGAGCACCCCGACCAACCGGACATAGATGCAATCAAGATGTTTGTAGGACAGATCCCGAGGTCCTGGTCTGAAGAGCAGCTTCGGGAGCTGTTTGAGCCTTATGGAGCCGTCTACGAGATCAACGTTCTCCGAGACCGCAGCCAGAATCCCCCACAGAGTAAAG GTTGCTGTTTCATAACTTACTACACACGTAAATCTGCTTTGGAAGCACAGAATGCTTTGCACAACATGAAGATTCTTCCAGGG ATGCACCACCCAATCCAGATGAAGCCAGCTGACAGCGAGAAAAACAATG CAGTGGAGGACAGGAAGCTGTTTATTGGAATGATCTCAAAGAAGTGTAACGAGAATGACATCAGATTGATGTTCTCACCGTATGGCCAGATAGAGGAATGCCGAATACTTCGAGGCCCTGATGGACTCAGCCGAG GGTGTGCGTTTGTGACTTTCACAGCAAGACAAATGGCCCAGTCTGCCATCAAGTCCATGCATCAGTCCCAGACGATGGAG GGATGTTCATCGCCTATCGTGGTCAAATTTGCAGATACCCAGAAGGATAAGGAGCAGAAGCGCATGGCCCAACAGTTGCAGCAGCAAATGCAGCAACTCAGTGCTGCCTCCATGTGGGGAAACCTCACTGGGCTCAACAGCCTCGGTCCACAGTACCTAGca CTCTACCTACAGCTGCTGCAGCAGTCGGCCTCCTCAGGGAACGCTCTCAACAACCTGCACCCTGTTTCAG gTCTTCATGCCATGCAGAACCTGGCTGCTTTAGCAGCAGCAGCTACTGCCACACAGGCCGCACCCACAGGAACAAACACCATGACAACATCAAGCAGTCCCCTAAGTGCACTAACAAGTTCAG GCTCCTCCCCCACCTCCAGCAGTAACTCCTCCGTAAACACCATGGCGTCTCTGGGGGCGCTGCAGTCTCTGGCAGCCGGTGCTGGAGCAGGCCTTAACATGGGCTCCCTGGCAG GAATGGCAGCTCTGAATGGCAGCATCGGCTCTGGAGGTCTGTCCAACGGCTCAGGAAGCACCATGGAGGCACTGAGCCAGGCCTACTCAGGCATCCAGCAGTATGCTGCTGCTGCCCTTCCCAGCCTGTATAACCAGAGCCTGCTGTCCCAGCAGAGCATCTCAGCAGCAGGCAGCCAAAAGGAAG GTCCCGAGGGTGCCAACTTGTTCATTTACCACCTGCCGCAGGAGTTCGGAGACCAGGACCTGCTCCAGATGTTTATGCCTTTTGGAAATGTCATTTCTGCTAAAGTCTTCATCGACAAACAGACAAACCTCAGCAAGTGTTTTG GCTTTGTGAGCTATGACAACCCTGTGTCGTCACAGGCCGCCATCCAGTCCATGAATGGTTTCCAGATCGGGATGAAGAGGCTGAAGGTGCAGCTGAAGCGCTCAAAGAACGACAGCAAGCCGTACTGA